One genomic region from Candidatus Binataceae bacterium encodes:
- a CDS encoding SPOR domain-containing protein, with protein sequence MRFEIGAGGTIVILIGLVGLSGAVFGLGLVAGHELATQEPPAEQTASSVALPPAPALSGAATAASSAPGAGAPLADSASAPAPDNAPPVSPDAAVMPPAGMPVGDSGGAPAPASDHLHKTLASLRERSAGSSRLSNPAPERIPVAPDVSGALPPPSVDYVAPAPGGTNDHLPTKRAALAARKKVALNTQPKLAPAAHPEPYSVQIDAVMDRQGAEQMAAKLRARGFQPFIVQTQMAGQTWYRVRVGRYSTAQEAKAAEIRLHQEFGNSPLGR encoded by the coding sequence ATGCGGTTTGAAATCGGTGCGGGCGGAACAATCGTTATCCTAATCGGTCTAGTGGGCTTGTCTGGGGCCGTTTTCGGCCTAGGTCTGGTGGCAGGCCACGAACTGGCCACCCAGGAGCCGCCAGCCGAGCAGACCGCCAGCAGCGTGGCGTTGCCGCCGGCGCCGGCCCTCTCAGGGGCGGCGACCGCGGCATCTAGCGCTCCCGGTGCTGGCGCGCCGCTGGCCGACAGCGCCAGCGCTCCCGCGCCTGACAACGCCCCACCGGTGTCGCCCGACGCAGCGGTGATGCCGCCGGCCGGGATGCCGGTAGGCGATAGCGGTGGCGCGCCAGCGCCTGCCTCGGATCACCTGCACAAGACTCTGGCCAGCCTGCGCGAACGAAGCGCGGGCTCCAGCCGGCTGAGTAATCCCGCACCCGAGCGCATTCCGGTGGCACCCGACGTGAGTGGCGCGCTGCCACCTCCTTCAGTGGACTACGTAGCACCCGCGCCGGGCGGGACCAACGATCATTTGCCAACCAAGCGCGCCGCGTTGGCCGCGCGAAAGAAAGTAGCCCTCAATACTCAGCCCAAACTGGCCCCGGCCGCCCACCCCGAGCCTTATAGCGTTCAAATCGATGCGGTGATGGATCGTCAGGGAGCCGAGCAGATGGCCGCCAAATTACGCGCACGGGGATTTCAGCCCTTTATCGTGCAGACTCAGATGGCGGGGCAGACCTGGTACCGCGTGCGGGTGGGTCGTTACTCCACTGCGCAGGAGGCCAAAGCCGCGGAAATCCGGCTCCATCAGGAGTTCGGCAACTCGCCGCTCGGCCGCTGA
- the argS gene encoding arginine--tRNA ligase: protein MKEILTLLLEEAMRRAREAGELHAPTPQFTVEAPRDPRHGDAATNLALILARAEAKPPRAIADTICRYLARDPQLSEVTIAGPGFINFRLAPSFWHERMREAARAGARFWYPQIGGGRKVNVEFLSANPTGPLTVGHGRNAVLGDTLAALHEATGFEVVREYYFNNGGRQMRMLAESVRARYLQELGHEAAMPEDGYQGEYIREIARDLVARHGAALANTAAPEPFKEAAEAAIFADIRHTCERLAIKFDLFTNELDLIRGGQVDAVIEALRARNLVAEYEGALWLRGEPLGLDKDRVLVRSGPEREPTYRTPDIAYHIDKLRRGFDLIVDVFGADHIAEYQGVMAAVAALGYGVERIRAIIYQFVTLTRGGEKVKMSTRKATFVTLDELIDEVGSDVARFFFLFRKSDTHLDFDIDLAKRQAPENPVFYVQYAHARLASVFREAAKVGLAVPADLQALELSRWSEEELALARHLLQLPEVVAESVTQLEPHRIPFFLLDLAGEFHRYYNKPSNRIISDDAALSQARLFLAGLLKEGIASGLKLLGVNAPERM, encoded by the coding sequence ATGAAAGAAATATTAACTCTGCTGCTTGAGGAGGCGATGCGCCGGGCTCGTGAGGCGGGCGAGCTGCACGCGCCTACCCCGCAATTCACCGTCGAGGCCCCGCGCGATCCCAGGCATGGCGATGCCGCCACCAATCTGGCCCTGATTCTGGCGCGGGCCGAAGCAAAACCGCCGCGCGCGATTGCCGACACCATCTGCCGCTATCTGGCCCGCGACCCGCAGCTGAGTGAAGTTACGATAGCTGGGCCGGGGTTTATCAATTTTCGCCTCGCCCCGAGCTTTTGGCACGAGCGGATGCGCGAGGCGGCCCGCGCCGGCGCGCGCTTCTGGTACCCGCAAATCGGTGGCGGGCGCAAAGTTAACGTCGAGTTTCTTTCCGCCAACCCAACCGGGCCGCTAACCGTGGGGCACGGTCGCAACGCGGTGCTGGGCGATACCCTGGCGGCGCTCCATGAGGCCACCGGCTTCGAAGTCGTGCGCGAGTACTACTTCAACAACGGCGGCCGTCAGATGAGGATGCTGGCGGAATCAGTGCGGGCGCGCTACCTGCAGGAACTGGGGCACGAGGCTGCGATGCCCGAGGACGGTTACCAGGGCGAGTATATTCGTGAAATCGCGCGCGATCTAGTCGCTCGCCACGGCGCGGCTCTGGCCAACACAGCGGCGCCGGAGCCCTTCAAGGAGGCCGCCGAAGCCGCGATTTTCGCTGATATTCGTCATACCTGTGAGCGGTTGGCGATCAAGTTCGACCTCTTTACCAACGAGCTTGATTTAATCCGCGGCGGTCAGGTCGATGCGGTGATCGAGGCTTTGCGCGCGCGCAATCTGGTGGCCGAGTACGAGGGTGCGCTGTGGTTGCGCGGCGAGCCGCTGGGACTGGACAAGGATCGCGTCCTGGTACGCTCCGGCCCAGAGCGCGAGCCGACCTATCGCACTCCCGATATTGCCTATCATATCGACAAGCTGCGGCGCGGATTCGATCTCATTGTCGATGTGTTCGGAGCCGACCATATCGCCGAGTATCAGGGCGTGATGGCGGCGGTCGCCGCTCTGGGATATGGGGTGGAGCGGATACGGGCGATCATTTATCAATTCGTGACCCTGACCCGGGGGGGCGAAAAAGTTAAAATGTCCACGCGCAAGGCGACCTTCGTCACGCTGGACGAGCTAATCGACGAAGTTGGCAGCGATGTGGCGCGCTTTTTCTTTCTTTTTCGCAAAAGCGATACCCATCTCGATTTCGACATCGATTTAGCCAAACGCCAGGCGCCCGAAAATCCCGTCTTCTATGTCCAGTATGCACACGCCCGATTGGCCAGTGTCTTTCGCGAGGCCGCCAAGGTCGGACTGGCTGTGCCCGCCGACTTACAGGCCTTGGAACTGAGCCGCTGGTCGGAAGAGGAGTTAGCGTTGGCGCGCCATCTGCTGCAGTTACCCGAGGTAGTAGCTGAGAGCGTAACCCAACTCGAACCCCATCGAATCCCGTTTTTTCTGCTGGATTTGGCGGGGGAATTTCATCGCTACTACAATAAGCCAAGTAATCGTATAATAAGCGACGATGCGGCTCTTAGTCAGGCTCGCCTGTTCCTGGCGGGTTTGCTCAAGGAGGGAATCGCAAGCGGACTTAAGCTTTTGGGAGTCAATGCGCCGGAGCGGATGTAA
- a CDS encoding VOC family protein, with product MRSAEQARSFFETALGARFLFESKRAEEGFRVLNFELGDTIIELIEPVGEDSFVQHFIDQRGEGVHHVTFRVPEVAATLAALKASGVRIVGERQWGPDSHEAFISPRSAHGVLIQVGSGYPTLSRDPKWSRK from the coding sequence GTGCGCAGCGCCGAACAGGCACGAAGCTTCTTCGAGACGGCCTTGGGTGCGCGTTTCCTGTTTGAGAGCAAACGCGCGGAAGAAGGCTTTCGGGTACTCAATTTCGAGCTTGGTGACACGATTATCGAGCTGATCGAGCCGGTAGGCGAGGACTCGTTTGTTCAGCACTTCATCGACCAGCGCGGCGAAGGAGTCCATCACGTGACTTTTCGGGTACCCGAGGTTGCCGCGACGTTGGCCGCGCTTAAGGCCAGTGGAGTGCGAATTGTCGGCGAACGGCAATGGGGGCCCGATTCACATGAGGCTTTTATCTCGCCGCGCTCGGCTCATGGCGTCCTGATTCAGGTGGGGTCGGGATACCCCACGCTGTCGCGCGACCCCAAGTGGTCGCGTAAGTAG
- a CDS encoding ATP-dependent RecD-like DNA helicase, with translation MAASETLEGVLDQILFVNDDSGYVVARLGIEDAEQRHQSVVVVGFLPDPLVGSMLRLSGVYEDHPRFGRQFRITDSEVLKAAELTALERYLASGQIKGVGPALAKRIANHFGPSLVEILDHAPHRLREVKGLGPVTVRQIQNVWQDRTGLRELMVFLRGHGIAAHHARRIHKLYGSRSLEVIRNDPYLLARTVTGIGFRTADLVAEQVGIARNSIQRARGAAMYLLERMAEDGHVCMPVAYLEDEFHRALEMSPQLATQAVAELVQTGEVVLESEGAEPMVYLRRLHEAEVNVSQCLRRLSQGRAIAPAAVERALTAAAKAVAIKLSAEQLSALRCALRSKLAVITGGPGTGKTTLLRALLAALDHLGVRPLLAAPTGRAARRLAEATGREARTLHRLLEYSPDSGQFIRGPLYPLRTSFLVVDEASMMDLELFSSLLAALAPGCTLLLVGDRHQLPSVGPGSVLHDVLCSGLAPVVELHQVYRQASQSLIVTNAHRINRGEAPDLSNRADGDFFFFERNTPEEILSTLKQLVAQRLVGHFGLSSAAEIQVLTPMNRGPLGVQALNLELQRVLNQQGRPWRVGERELREGDRVIQLRNNYDKQIYNGEIGHVARIEPSAGWLEASFEEGRQRYEVAELEELSLAYAISVHKSQGSQYPAVVMPIYPGHHLMLRRNLIYTAITRAERICVLVGTRAALAQAVRNDEERKRFSGLAARLHID, from the coding sequence ATGGCGGCGAGCGAAACGCTGGAGGGCGTGCTCGATCAGATCCTGTTCGTCAATGACGACAGCGGCTATGTAGTCGCGCGCCTTGGGATTGAGGATGCCGAGCAGCGGCACCAAAGCGTGGTAGTAGTCGGCTTCCTGCCCGATCCGCTGGTTGGGAGCATGCTGCGCCTGAGCGGGGTTTATGAAGATCATCCGCGCTTCGGCCGCCAATTTCGGATCACCGACAGCGAGGTTCTCAAGGCCGCCGAACTGACCGCGCTGGAGCGCTACCTGGCTTCGGGCCAAATCAAGGGGGTGGGGCCCGCGCTGGCCAAGCGAATCGCCAACCATTTCGGTCCCAGCCTGGTCGAGATCCTCGACCACGCGCCCCACCGCCTACGCGAGGTCAAGGGGTTGGGTCCGGTTACCGTGCGCCAGATTCAAAACGTATGGCAGGACCGCACCGGCTTGCGCGAGTTGATGGTTTTTTTGCGCGGCCACGGTATCGCGGCTCACCACGCGCGCCGCATTCACAAGCTCTACGGCAGCCGCTCCCTGGAAGTGATTCGCAACGATCCTTATCTGCTGGCTCGCACGGTTACGGGAATCGGCTTTCGCACCGCCGACCTGGTCGCCGAGCAGGTCGGAATCGCACGCAATTCGATCCAACGCGCGCGCGGTGCCGCGATGTATCTGTTGGAGCGAATGGCCGAAGACGGGCACGTTTGCATGCCGGTGGCCTACCTGGAAGATGAATTTCATCGCGCCTTGGAGATGAGTCCGCAGTTGGCCACGCAGGCGGTGGCCGAACTAGTTCAAACTGGCGAAGTGGTGTTGGAGTCCGAAGGCGCGGAACCGATGGTCTATTTGCGCCGGCTGCACGAAGCCGAAGTCAACGTCAGCCAATGCCTGCGGCGTCTGAGCCAGGGGCGAGCCATCGCACCCGCGGCGGTGGAACGCGCGTTGACGGCCGCCGCCAAGGCGGTGGCGATCAAGCTTTCGGCCGAACAGCTCTCGGCCTTGCGCTGCGCGCTGCGCAGCAAGCTGGCAGTGATTACCGGAGGTCCGGGGACGGGCAAAACCACCCTGCTGCGCGCACTGCTGGCGGCGCTCGACCACTTGGGCGTGCGTCCGCTGTTGGCGGCACCCACCGGCCGCGCCGCCCGCCGCCTAGCCGAGGCGACCGGCCGCGAAGCCCGTACTCTGCACCGGTTGTTGGAATATTCGCCCGACAGCGGGCAATTCATCCGTGGCCCGCTCTACCCCTTGCGCACCAGTTTCCTGGTCGTGGACGAGGCCTCGATGATGGATCTGGAGTTGTTCTCCAGCCTTCTGGCCGCGCTGGCACCGGGGTGCACGCTATTGCTGGTGGGCGACCGCCATCAACTGCCCTCGGTGGGGCCGGGCAGTGTATTGCACGACGTCCTATGTTCCGGGTTGGCGCCGGTAGTGGAACTCCATCAGGTCTATCGCCAGGCCAGCCAGAGTCTCATTGTGACCAATGCCCATCGCATCAACCGCGGCGAGGCGCCCGACTTGAGTAATCGCGCGGACGGCGACTTTTTTTTCTTCGAGCGCAACACTCCAGAGGAGATTTTAAGCACCCTCAAGCAGTTGGTGGCACAGCGGTTGGTGGGCCATTTCGGCCTCTCCAGCGCGGCCGAGATTCAGGTTCTTACCCCGATGAATCGGGGCCCGCTGGGAGTGCAGGCCCTCAACCTTGAACTCCAGCGGGTGCTCAACCAGCAGGGGCGGCCTTGGCGCGTGGGCGAACGCGAGTTGCGCGAGGGTGACCGCGTGATCCAATTGCGTAACAACTACGATAAGCAGATCTACAATGGGGAGATCGGCCACGTGGCGCGGATCGAGCCTAGCGCCGGGTGGCTGGAGGCGAGCTTCGAGGAGGGGCGCCAGCGTTACGAAGTGGCCGAGCTGGAAGAATTGTCCCTGGCCTACGCGATCTCGGTTCACAAAAGTCAGGGCAGTCAGTATCCGGCCGTGGTGATGCCGATTTATCCTGGCCACCACCTAATGCTGCGGCGTAACCTGATTTACACCGCGATCACTCGCGCCGAACGCATCTGCGTGCTGGTCGGGACCCGCGCCGCCCTGGCCCAAGCGGTGCGCAACGACGAAGAACGCAAGCGCTTCAGCGGCCTGGCTGCGCGGCTCCATATCGATTGA
- a CDS encoding APC family permease, which produces MSLNNQSGEGSKDNKRTLTNLLIGPPRDLHDPNVFHRLSLIAFLAWVGLGSDGLSSSCYGPEEAFLALGHHQYLAVFMALMTALTVFVISASYSQTIDLFPNGGGGYLVASKLLGSHLGLVSGCALVVDYVLTVGISIASGADAVFSFLPPSILHWKLLFCLLIVVLMVGMNLRGIKESVMTLLPIFLAFVLVHVFIIAYALVSRGAELPMVMRDAVAQVHSGIASLGFVALAVIFLRAYSLGGGTYTGIEAVSNGLPILREPRTVTGKHTMIYMAISLAFIAGGILIGYLLVNVEPEHGKTLNAVMFERLAGGWHLGGLPVGSAFITFALLTEGALLFVAAQTGFIDGPRVLANMAHDRWLPRRFSYLSTRLVTQDGVLAMGLTAGVILLATRASVDVLVVLYAINVFVTFTLSQLGMSVHWWQSRRAERAWLRKLCINGLGCLFTASILLITLTLKFDEGGWVTVVMTGSLVALCLVVRQHYANVAKAVGQLEVQIVPQLFAADQQPASEYDPKAPTAIILVNGFNGLGLGTIVALPRLFGRQFLNLVFVSVAEVDSAQLGSHERLAEMEKALRDDLEEYCRFASNLGFHAELRLSVGTDTILELRRLCLQVAHEFPHAVFFAGKLISEHDGFLNRFLHNQTAYEIQHWLELQGYSLVVLPIRVADGAGAARGLSEQPSAA; this is translated from the coding sequence ATGAGCCTGAATAATCAATCTGGCGAAGGTTCCAAAGACAACAAGCGCACCCTGACCAACCTCCTGATTGGTCCGCCGCGCGATCTGCACGACCCCAATGTCTTCCATCGCTTGTCCCTGATCGCGTTCCTGGCTTGGGTGGGGCTGGGCTCCGATGGCTTGAGTTCTTCATGCTACGGCCCCGAGGAGGCCTTTTTGGCCCTGGGGCATCATCAATACCTGGCGGTGTTCATGGCGTTGATGACCGCGCTGACGGTCTTCGTCATCTCGGCTTCTTATTCCCAGACCATTGATTTATTCCCCAATGGCGGGGGCGGCTACCTGGTTGCCAGCAAATTGTTGGGTAGCCACCTGGGCCTGGTCTCGGGCTGTGCGCTGGTAGTGGATTATGTGCTGACGGTGGGGATTTCCATCGCCAGCGGCGCCGACGCGGTGTTCAGTTTCTTGCCGCCCAGCATCCTTCATTGGAAGCTGCTCTTCTGCCTGCTGATCGTGGTGCTGATGGTGGGAATGAACCTGCGCGGCATCAAAGAGTCAGTGATGACGCTGCTGCCGATCTTCCTGGCCTTCGTCTTGGTTCACGTCTTCATCATCGCCTATGCTCTGGTGTCCCGGGGGGCGGAATTGCCGATGGTGATGCGCGACGCCGTCGCGCAGGTCCACAGTGGGATCGCCAGCCTGGGATTCGTCGCGCTGGCGGTTATCTTCCTGCGCGCCTACAGCCTGGGCGGGGGCACCTACACCGGGATCGAGGCGGTTAGCAACGGCCTGCCCATTCTACGTGAACCGCGCACCGTCACCGGCAAACATACGATGATCTACATGGCGATCTCGCTAGCGTTCATCGCCGGCGGCATCCTGATCGGCTACCTGCTAGTCAACGTCGAGCCCGAGCACGGCAAGACCCTCAACGCAGTGATGTTTGAGCGGCTGGCAGGTGGTTGGCATCTGGGCGGCTTGCCGGTGGGTAGCGCCTTCATCACCTTCGCGTTGCTGACCGAGGGGGCGCTGCTGTTCGTGGCGGCGCAGACCGGCTTTATCGACGGCCCCCGTGTGCTCGCCAACATGGCCCATGACCGCTGGTTGCCGCGCCGCTTCTCCTATCTCAGCACTCGCTTGGTGACCCAGGACGGCGTGCTCGCGATGGGGCTGACGGCGGGGGTTATCCTGCTCGCCACGCGCGCCAGCGTGGACGTGCTGGTCGTGCTGTATGCAATCAACGTATTCGTGACCTTCACGCTTTCCCAGCTAGGGATGAGTGTGCATTGGTGGCAGAGCCGGCGCGCCGAGCGCGCCTGGCTGCGCAAGCTGTGCATCAACGGGCTCGGATGCTTGTTCACGGCCAGCATCCTGCTTATCACGCTGACGCTTAAGTTCGACGAGGGCGGTTGGGTTACGGTGGTGATGACCGGCAGTCTGGTGGCCTTATGCCTAGTGGTGCGCCAGCATTACGCCAATGTGGCCAAGGCGGTGGGGCAGCTCGAAGTGCAAATCGTCCCTCAGCTCTTCGCAGCCGACCAGCAACCGGCCAGTGAATACGACCCCAAGGCCCCCACCGCGATAATCCTGGTCAACGGTTTCAACGGTCTGGGACTGGGGACGATCGTCGCCCTCCCACGCTTGTTTGGTCGCCAGTTTCTTAACCTGGTTTTCGTTTCGGTGGCGGAGGTAGATTCGGCTCAGTTGGGTAGTCACGAGCGCTTGGCCGAGATGGAAAAGGCCCTACGCGACGATCTGGAGGAGTACTGCCGCTTCGCCTCCAACCTTGGCTTTCATGCCGAATTGCGCTTGTCGGTGGGCACCGATACCATCCTGGAGCTGCGCCGCCTGTGCCTGCAGGTCGCCCACGAGTTTCCCCATGCCGTCTTCTTCGCCGGCAAGCTTATCTCCGAGCATGACGGTTTTCTCAATCGCTTTTTGCACAATCAGACTGCCTACGAAATCCAACATTGGTTGGAGTTGCAGGGCTACAGCCTGGTGGTGCTGCCGATCCGGGTCGCCGACGGTGCAGGCGCGGCCCGCGGCTTGTCGGAGCAGCCCTCGGCGGCATGA
- a CDS encoding molybdenum cofactor guanylyltransferase, producing the protein MAAELAAVVLAGGRGSRLGAPKAGLRLGNDSLLSKTVGELKRNFAKIIVVAAAAQLEQPWLKGLAGVSVVFDPSPYPGPLSALGQGLRAAQASVVFACGCDLPFLRVELAAGLCALLEPSDQAVAAQVQGRPQPLCAAYRRSDALTAIDALLAAKETRLRALLERLATRWLRESELRALDPELASFFNLNTAEDYLRAQAVLNRSRPA; encoded by the coding sequence ATGGCAGCTGAATTAGCCGCGGTAGTTTTGGCCGGCGGACGCGGCTCGCGCTTGGGCGCGCCCAAGGCCGGCTTGCGCCTGGGCAACGACAGCTTACTCAGTAAAACGGTAGGAGAACTCAAACGAAACTTTGCCAAAATCATTGTCGTGGCGGCCGCAGCCCAGCTCGAGCAGCCTTGGTTGAAAGGGCTTGCCGGTGTGTCAGTTGTCTTCGACCCGAGCCCTTATCCCGGTCCGCTCTCGGCGCTTGGCCAGGGGCTGCGCGCTGCCCAGGCTTCGGTGGTATTCGCTTGTGGCTGCGATCTGCCCTTCCTGCGGGTCGAATTGGCGGCCGGCTTGTGCGCGCTGCTCGAACCCTCCGATCAGGCTGTGGCAGCGCAGGTGCAGGGACGACCGCAACCCTTGTGCGCGGCCTATCGCCGCTCCGATGCGCTGACGGCAATCGACGCGTTGCTGGCCGCCAAGGAGACCCGCCTGCGCGCCTTGCTGGAGCGGCTGGCGACACGCTGGCTCCGGGAATCCGAGCTTCGCGCGCTAGATCCGGAGCTTGCCAGCTTCTTCAATCTCAACACGGCGGAGGATTACCTGCGGGCGCAGGCTGTTCTGAATCGGTCGCGCCCCGCTTGA
- a CDS encoding glycosyltransferase family 39 protein: protein MASPLDVAVINGPAPLMPAPDARARPATLGLMMGLALLTLVGGWLRFTATSFGWPDHYRPDEEYMISRALDFQNDWNPHFALYPAAQMYVQHAALWGYGALTGHRHDFRAAYGADAQALAYLVARRVSAAMGTATIPVIYLTAAYGFGIPAGLSAAAILAFATLAVRESKFATTDSATVLWLTLALWFVFRMARRGQLADYVAAGALTGLAVATKYPAGALVGGLIVAHFEARAAHGQSWLGGLISPRLYFMGLVCFLVFFCSTPYFFLDWARTVADFNYQRGYILYGVPNAQAGYGWGWLWLHAMPDSLSWPLLALLALAMAWAVLRPRPGTWALMAFIWLTFLGMTQSHYVFYRYVMIPLPAMVILAGGFVAAVLARLQMWVGTHRAVAAIVLALAVLLSPAAIRDVQLDRLLGRCDTRSLAHQWIDAHVPPGSVIAATAPTTPYGKPPLEWGRYQIVPFVNLAFARAQGARWVMSDSFPPLAYYSPGPTPVQLVELNRHAMLRLDENPLVAGAPTPVFDPNDAFYAPLVHIDSMTRPGPRVRIWQLN, encoded by the coding sequence GTGGCTAGTCCTCTGGACGTGGCAGTGATTAACGGCCCCGCTCCGCTCATGCCCGCGCCAGACGCGCGGGCACGGCCCGCTACGCTCGGGCTGATGATGGGTCTTGCCCTGCTCACTTTAGTCGGTGGATGGCTGCGCTTTACGGCCACTAGCTTTGGCTGGCCCGACCATTATCGGCCCGATGAGGAATATATGATCTCGCGGGCGCTAGATTTCCAGAACGATTGGAATCCACATTTCGCCCTCTATCCCGCTGCTCAGATGTACGTCCAACATGCGGCGCTGTGGGGCTATGGCGCCCTGACCGGCCATCGGCACGATTTTCGTGCCGCCTACGGCGCCGATGCTCAGGCTCTAGCCTACCTGGTAGCACGCCGCGTCTCGGCCGCGATGGGCACGGCTACCATCCCCGTCATCTATTTAACCGCGGCCTACGGCTTCGGTATTCCGGCGGGGCTGAGCGCGGCGGCGATCCTGGCGTTTGCAACGCTCGCGGTGCGGGAATCCAAGTTTGCGACGACTGATAGCGCGACCGTGTTGTGGTTAACTCTGGCGCTGTGGTTTGTGTTCCGGATGGCGCGCCGCGGCCAACTCGCCGACTACGTGGCGGCCGGCGCTCTGACTGGGCTGGCGGTCGCCACCAAGTATCCGGCCGGAGCGCTGGTCGGTGGGCTTATCGTTGCGCACTTCGAAGCTCGCGCCGCCCATGGCCAATCCTGGCTGGGCGGGTTGATCTCCCCGCGGCTGTACTTTATGGGCCTGGTCTGTTTTCTGGTCTTCTTTTGCTCCACTCCCTATTTCTTTCTGGATTGGGCGCGCACGGTCGCCGACTTCAATTACCAGCGCGGCTACATTCTGTACGGCGTGCCCAATGCGCAAGCCGGCTATGGTTGGGGATGGCTGTGGCTGCATGCCATGCCCGACTCGTTGAGCTGGCCACTGCTGGCGCTGTTGGCCTTGGCGATGGCGTGGGCGGTGCTGCGTCCCCGGCCAGGGACCTGGGCGTTGATGGCATTTATCTGGCTGACTTTCCTGGGTATGACCCAAAGCCATTATGTCTTTTATCGCTACGTCATGATCCCGCTGCCCGCGATGGTGATTCTGGCCGGGGGGTTCGTCGCGGCCGTGCTTGCGCGCCTGCAGATGTGGGTTGGCACCCACCGCGCCGTGGCCGCCATTGTCTTGGCGCTGGCCGTCCTGCTTTCTCCCGCCGCGATCCGCGACGTACAGCTCGATCGCCTACTCGGGCGGTGCGATACCCGCTCTTTGGCACATCAATGGATCGACGCCCACGTTCCCCCCGGCAGCGTCATAGCGGCCACTGCTCCCACCACCCCATATGGCAAGCCGCCGCTTGAATGGGGGCGCTATCAAATCGTGCCGTTCGTGAACCTCGCGTTCGCACGTGCGCAAGGAGCGCGCTGGGTGATGTCTGACAGCTTCCCCCCGCTGGCTTATTACTCTCCTGGTCCCACTCCAGTGCAATTGGTCGAGCTCAACAGACACGCCATGTTGCGCCTGGACGAAAACCCGTTGGTTGCGGGTGCGCCCACTCCCGTCTTTGATCCCAACGATGCTTTCTATGCTCCGCTCGTTCACATTGACAGCATGACTCGGCCCGGGCCGCGAGTGCGGATATGGCAGCTGAATTAG